A single window of Castor canadensis chromosome 3, mCasCan1.hap1v2, whole genome shotgun sequence DNA harbors:
- the Serpina1 gene encoding alpha-1-antitrypsin encodes MRTGLCLLHLDHHRWPWHREWTMLSSVSWGLLLLAGLCCLLPCSLAEDAQETDPSQHKQEHPASHKIAPNLAKFSFSLYRELAHQSNTTNIFFSPVSIATAFAMLSLGTKGDTHTQILEGLEFNLTETEEANIHEGFQNLLQTLNRPNNQLQLTTGNGLFVDKTLKLLDKFSEEVKNLYHSEAFATNFNDSEQAKKQINDYVEKKTQGKIVDLVKELDKDTVLALVNYIFFKGKWEKPFDPQHTTEEDFHVDEATTVKVPMMSRLGMFDYRYCSTLTSWVLLMDYLGNATALFFLPDQGKMPHLETTLTKNFIAKFLDNREIRSANLHFPKLSISGTYDLKTTLNTLGITNVFTNKADLSGVTEDVPLKLSKAVHKAVLTLDEKGTEASGTTILEAMPMSVPQEIKYDRPFLFLIYDTHTKSPLFVGRVVDPTQE; translated from the exons ATGAGGACAGGGCTCTGTCTCCTTCATCTTGATCACCACCGCTGGCCCTGGCACAGAGAGTG GACAATGCTGTCCTCTGTCTCTTGGGGCCTCCTGCTGCTGGCAGGCCTGTGCTGCTTGCTCCCTTGCTCCCTGGCTGAAGATGCTCAGGAGACAGATCCATCCCAACACAAACAGGAGCACCCCGCCAGCCACAAGATCGCCCCCAACCTGGCCAAGTTTTCCTTCAGCCTGTACCGGGAGCTGGCCCACCAGTCCAATACCACCAACATCTTTTTCTCCCCTGTCAGCATAGCCACGGCATTTGCCATGCTCTCCCTAGGGACCAAGGGTGACACTCACACCCAGATCCTGGAGGGGCTGGAATTCAACCTCACAGAGACAGAGGAAGCTAATATCCATGAAGGCTTCCAGAATCTCCTCCAAACCCTCAACAGGCCAAACAACCAGCTGCAGCTGACCACCGGCAATGGTCTGTTTGTTGACAAGACTCTTAAGCTGCTGGATAAGTTTTCCGAGGAGGTCAAGAACCTGTACCACTCAGAAGCCTTTGCCACCAACTTCAATGACTCCGAACAGGCCAAGAAGCAGATCAATGATTATGTGGAGAAGAAAACCCAAGGAAAAATCGTGGATTTGGTGAAagaactggacaaagacacagtTTTAGCCCTGGtgaattacattttctttaaag GCAAATGGGAGAAACCGTTCGATCCTCAGCACACCACGGAAGAGGACTTCCACGTGGACGAGGCCACCACCGTGAAGGTGCCCATGATGTCCCGCCTGGGCATGTTTGACTACCGTTACTGCAGCACACTCACCAGCTGGGTGCTGTTGATGGATTACTTGGGCAACGCCACTGCCTTATTCTTCCTGCCAGATCAGGGGAAAATGCCACACCTGGAGACAACACTCACCAAGAACTTCATTGCCAAGTTCCTGGATAACAGGGAGATAAG ATCTGCCAATTTACATTTCCCCAAACTGTCCATTTCTGGAACCTATGACCTGAAAACAACCCTGAACACACTGGGCATCACCAACGTCTTCACCAATAAGGCCGACCTCTCGGGGGTCACAGAAGATGTCCCGCTGAAGCTCTCCAAG GCCGTGCATAAGGCTGTGCTGACCCTGGATGAGAAAGGGACAGAGGCCTCAGGCACCACCATTTTGGAAGCCATGCCCATGTCTGTGCCCCAAGAGATAAAATATGACCGACCCTTCCTCTTTCTAATATATGACACACACACTAAGAGTCCCCTCTTTGTGGGCAGAGTGGTGGACCCCACCCAAGAGTAA